In the genome of Streptomyces sp. Q6, the window GCGGCACCATCCACATCGCCAGCAACAGGCGGCGCAGCTTCAGCAGGCCCGGTGGCAGCCCCGTCCAGTCGGGTCCCGCGTCGGAGGGCGCCTCGGCGCCGTCCGCGGGCCCCGCATTCCCCGTGATCCCCGTCGCCCCTGTTTCCATGCGCCCACCCTACGTAGGAGAGACTGTCGCCATGACGCCCACGACTCAGGCCACGGTCGGCATCGGTGGTGCCGCGGAGAGCACCGACATGGTGCTCAACATCGGTCCGCAGCACCCTTCCACCCACGGTGTGCTGCGCCTGCGTCTCGTGCTCGACGGCGAGCGGATCCAGCACGCGGAGCCGATCATCGGCTACATGCACCGCGGTGCGGAGAAGCTCTTCGAAGCGCGGGACTACCGGCAGATCGTGATGCTGGCCAACCGCCACGACTGGCTGTCCGCCTTCTCGAACGAGCTCGGGGTCGTGCTCGCCGTCGAACGGATGCTGGGCATGGAGGTCCCCGAGCGCGCCGTCTGGCTGCGGACGCTGCTCGCCGAGCTGAACCGTGTGCTGAACCATCTGATGTTCCTGGGTTCGTACCCGCTCGAACTGGGCGGAATCACTCCCGTCTTCTATGCCTTCCGTGAGCGCGAGGAACTCCAGGCCGTCATGGAGGAGGTATCCGGCGGGCGCATGCACTACATGTTCAACCGCGTCGGCGGCCTCAAGGAGGACCTGCCGCTCGGCTGGACCACGCGTGCGCGGGCGGCCGTCGCGGACGTCCGCTCCCGGATGGACGTCTACGACCGGCTCGTGCTCGGCAACGAGATCTTCCGGGGCCGCACGCGCGGTGTCGGCGTCCTGTCCGCCGAGGCGGTCCACGCGTACGGGGTGAGCGGCCCGATCGCCCGCGCCTCCGGCGTCGACTTCGACCTGCGGCGCGACGAGCCGTACCTCGCCTATGGAGACCTTCAGGACACCCTGAAGGTCGTCACGCGACAAGAAGGCGACTGCCTGGCGCGTTTCGAGTGCCTTCTGGAACAGACCCACAACGCCCTCGACCTCGCCGACGCCGCCCTCGACCGTCTCGCCGACCTGCCGCCGGGGCCGGTCAACCAGCGCCTCCCGAAGGTCCTCAAGGCCCCCGAGGGCCACACGTACGCGTGGACGGAGAACCCGCTCGGTATCAACGGCTACTACCTCGTCTCGAAGGGCGAGAAGACGCCGTACCGCCTCAAGCTGCGTTCCGCCTCGTACAACAACATCCAGGCGCTGGCCGAGCTGCTGCCCGGCACGCTGGTCGCCGACATGGTCGCGATCCTCGGGTCACTGTTCTTCGTGGTCGGCGACATCGACAAGTAGGCCGCCGAGGCCGGCGCCCGGACCATCCGTCTCGATCCCGACCGGTTCGACCAGCCACGCGAAGTCGCCGAGCCCGCCGCGCGCCGTCAGCTCCGCGGCCTCGCCCGACCGCGCGAGCGCCCGTACGTACGCCGCCGGGTCCTGGGACGCGAGGGACAGGGGCGGGCGGTCCCCGGTGACGCCGAGGGCGTGCAGGGCGGCGCGCTGCGTGAGGAGCCGGGCCCCGGGCGTCGCCGCGCACGCGTCGAGCGCCACATGGGCCGTGATGTCGCAGGACCCGTCGGGCACCGGTGTCGTCCCGCGGCCCTCCCGGAAGCCCGTGAGCGTGCCGAAGGACGGCCGGGAGCCGCGCGTGTGCGCGTAGTCCACGGCGACCGCGAGGCCGCGCTCCAGGGTGCGTACGGCCGCCGCCCACGCCTCGTCGCGGGGCAGCCCGACCTCGGCGCGCAGCCCCGGCTCGGCCGGCGGCGGCCACCAGGTCTCCAGCCAGCGGGCCGCCACCTCGTCCAGCGGGCCGGGGGCGAGCGTCTCCGTCCCGTCCCCCTCTACGAGGACCAGCCGCGCGGTGCCGTGCGCGTCGGCCTCGACGACGTCCAGGGGGACGTTGTCGAGCCATTCGTTCGCGAACAGCAGCCCGGTCACCCCGGAGGGCGGCTCGGCCCGCCACTCGATCCGGTGGTCGAGATCAGCGGGCCGCTCCGCCTTCTCCACCGCGCAGGCACGCGCGCGTGCCGCCACGCCCGCCGGCAGCGCGCGCAGAACGGCGGAGATCAGCTCGCCGCGCCCCGCCGCCATGTCCACGAACGTCAGCTCGGCGGGCTCGCCGAGCGCCGCGTCGACCCGGCACAACAGCGCGGCGACGGCACCGGCGAACAGCGTCGACGCATGCACCGACGTGCGGAAATGCCCGGCCGGACCCTCGGGCCTGCGATAGAAACCGGCAGGCCCGTACAGCGCCTCCTCCATGGCCTCGCGCCACCCGCGTCCCGCGCCCTGCCGTACGTCGTCCACACCCGAAGGCTAAGCGCAGGGGGCGCACGCCTCTCCACCTTGGGGAGTACGCGCGCCGGGCGCGGATCGACCCTCCGGTTGACCCCTGCGCACCCCGCGCCTGCCTACTCTGGGTTACGTGCAGCGCCTCTACGACTTCCTCCGCAGACACCCGACATGGGTCGACGGCTTCTGGGCCGTGATCCTCTTCGGGATCTCCTGCGCGAGTCTGGTCGGCATGGGGGTCGAGGAGCGCGCGACCGTCCCGTCGCTGTTCTTCGCCGCGCTGCTGTCCGTGGTCGTTCTGCTGCGCCGCCGCATGCCCGAGCGGATGCTCCTGCTCACGGCGGCCGCGGGCCTGGGCCAGCTGGTGTTCGACGCCCGGGTGAACCCGGCCGACTTCGCGATGCTGGTGATCGTCTACACGGTCGCCGCCGACGGGGCGAAGTGGGCGTCCCGGTTCGGTCTGGCCATAGGTCTGTGCGCGGCGCCGCTGTCCCAACTGCGCTGGCCCACCGAGGAGACGAGCGGCGCGGGGCAGATCGCGGTCACCGTCTTCCAGATGGTGCCCTTCGCCCTCGCCTGGGTCCTCGGCGACTCGCTGCGCACCCGCCGCGCCTACCTGGCGCAGCTGGAGGAGCGCGCGAACCGCCTGGAGCGGGAGCGCGAGGCCCAGTCGAAGGTCGCGGTCGCCGCCGAGCGGGCGCGTATCGCCCGCGAGCTGCACGACGTCGTCGCGCACAACGTGTCGGTGATGGTGGTGCAGGCCGACGGCGCCGCCTACGTCCTCGACCAGGCGCCTGACCAGGCCAAGAAGGCCCTGGAGACCATCTCGGGCACCGGCAGGCAGGCCCTCGCCGAGATGCGCCGGCTGCTCGGCGTGCTGCGCACCGGCGAGCCCGAGGAGGGCGGTGAGTACGTGCCGCAGCCCGACGTCGAGCAGATCGAGGACCTCGTCGAGCAGGTGCGCACGGCGGGCCTCCCGGTCGACTTCAAGGTCGAGGGCACCCCGCGCCAGCTGCCCAGCGGCGTCGAGCTGACCGCATACCGCATCGTCCAGGAAGCCCTCACCAACACCCGCAAGCACGGCGGTCCGAACGCGGGGGCGAGCGTCCGCCTCGTCTACTTCGACGACGGGCTCGGCCTGCTCGTCGAGGACGACGGGAAGGGCGCCCCGCACGAGCTGTACGAGGACGGCGGCGCCGACGGCCGCGGGCACGGGCTCATCGGGATGCGCGAGCGCGTGGGTATGGTCGGCGGCACGCTGGACGCGGGCCCGCGCCCCGGCGGCGGATTCCGTATCAGCGTCCTGCTGCCTCTCAAGCCCGCCCACTGACACGTACCAGCCACGAACCGCCACCAGCCGTCCACCTGATGTGAGGACCCGCCCGATGTCGATCAAGGTCATGCTCGTCGACGACCAGGTGCTGCTGCGCACCGGCTTCCGGATGGTGCTCGCCGCCCAGCCGGACATGGAGGTCGTCGCCGAGGCGGGCGACGGTGTCGAGGCGCTCGAAGTGCTGCGCGCGACGTCGGTGGACGTGGTCCTGATGGACGTACGCATGCCGAAGCTCGACGGGGTCGAGACGACGCGGCGGATCTGCGCGGACCCGAATCCGCCGAAGGTCCTCATCCTGACCACGTTCGATCTGGACGAGTACGCGTTCTCGGGGCTCAAGGCGGGCGCGTCCGGGTTCATGCTCAAGGACGTGCCGCCCGGCGAACTGCTCACCGCGATCCGCGCCGTGCACAGCGGCGACGCGGTGGTCGCGCCGTCCACGACGCGGCGCCTGCTCGACCGGTTCGCGCCGATGCTGCCCAGCAGCACCAAGGAACCGCAGCACAAGCACCTGGAGCGGCTCACCGAGCGCGAGCGCGAGGTCATGATCCTGGTCGCGCAGGGTTTGTCGAACGGCGAGATCGCGGCGCGGCTCGTCCTGTCCGAGGCCACGGTCAAGACGCACGTGGGCCGCATCCTGACCAAGCTGGACCTGCGCGACCGCGTCCAGGTCGTCGTCCTCGCCTACGAGACGGGACTTGTCCGAGCGGGCGGACAGGGCTGAGCCCCACCCCATAGGGTCTGCGCATGCTCCTCTGGATCAACGGCCCCTTCGGAGGCGGCAAGACGCAGACCGCCCATGAGCTCCGGCGCCGCGTTCCGGGCAGCGTCGTCTGCGACCCGGAGCACATCGGCTTCGGCCTGCACCGCACGCTGCCGCGCGAACTGCGCGACGACTTCCGGGACTTGAAGGCGTGGCGCGAGGGCGTGTACGAGGTCCTCGACCTCACCCTCACCCGGCACGACGGGCATGTCATCGTGCCGATGACGCTCACGGAGTTCACGCACCACGACGAGATCCTCGGCCGACTGCGCGAACAGGGCCACGACGTACGGCACTTCACGCTGCTCGCCTCTCGGGAGACGGTCCTGCGGCGGCTGCGGGAGCGGCGCCTCGTACACACCGTCCGCCGCGCCCTGGGCCAGGACGCGCCCGCTCCGGGCGACAGCTGGGCCGAGCGGCAGCTCGCCCGCTGCCTGGAGCGCCTGAAGGAGCCGGAGTTCGCCGAGCACCTGTGGACGGACGAGGCGACGGTGGCGAGGACGGCGGACCGGATCGGCGTCCTGTCCGGCCTGACCCTGACACCGCACCGCGGCGGCGCCCTGACCGGCCGGGTCCACAGGGCCTGGACGGGCCTGCGGCACATCCGGGCCTAGCGCCCCCGGCGCGTTCAACGGCCGAGGGTGCCCAGAGGCGCCCCCTAGCGCAGGACGCCCTCGATGAAGTCCCCGCCCAGCCGCGACACCACGCTCAAGTCCAACTGGTGCTGCATATAACGCCCGTGGCGCCGCGTCGTGATCAGCCCCGCCTTCTTCAGCACCGACAGGTGCCGGGATATCTCCGGCGCCGACATCCCGTGCGCGTCGGACAGCTCGCTCGTCGTGTACGAGCCGCGGGCCAGGTGCCGGCACAGCCGCATCCGCACCGGGTGGGCCAGCGCCGACATGCGCAGGGTCAGCTGCTCGACCGAGGGCGGCGCGGAGAGGCCCGGTGACGAGATCGGGTACATGATCGAGGGCTGCCAGCCGGCCCGGTGCAGCACCCACAGGTGCGGCCAGCCGAGGCTCGTCGGGATGAGGACCAGGTAGCCGTCGCCCGTCTCCGCGAACCCTTGCGTGATCTTGTCGACGGAGATGGTGCGGCCCGTCTCGTCGAGCGAGACGGCCGTGGACACCGCGCCGAGCGCCTCGCGCAGGCCCTTGCGGCGCAGCAGCTCCGTCTTGTGCCGGGCGTCGGCCGCCAACTGGTGCTGGACACGCGCCCACACGTCCGAGAAGAACGCCTCGTCGCACTCCATGAGCAGCTCGCGGAACCACGTCCTGATGGCGGGCGGATCGTCCAGCAGGCGCTGCGTGAACCGGACTTGCTGCACCCCGCGCGTGGCCGCGAGGTCCAGGGCGCGCTCCCGGGTGCGCGGGTCGGCCAGCCGGTCCACGGTCCGGCTCGCGTACGTGGACTGGCAGGTGAACTCCAGCGCGGCGTCCACGAACTGCTCGTCCGAGAGCTTGTCGAGCAGGTCGAGCTCCTCGGTGAGCGTGGCCCCGGGCAGCGTGCGCCGGCCCGCGATCCCGGCCGCCGGGGTGAACACGTCCGAGAACGTCGTGCGCCACAGGAAGTCCGCCTCGCACAGCCGGTCCGCCAGGCACGGATCGAGGCGCGTGGACACGCTCGTCGTCCAGCCCTGCAACCCCGGGTGGTGCGCGGGCTCCGACAGCGCGTGCAGCGCCATGCCCATCTCGGCCAGGGGCGAGGGCACGACACGAATGCGCTCGGGCGCCAGGCCCGTGATGTCGATGCTCACGCTCATGACCCCATGGTGCACGGAGCCACCGACAACCGGGTCGTCGATTGACGGGTCCCGTCAATCGACGTGACCGGGGCCGGGCGGCGGGCGCAGTCTCATAGCCATAGGCCCTGAAGCACAGCAAAGAGGCTGATTCCAGGGCATCTTATTTCATTCGGCGTGACAATCGAGATGATGAGCGAGGTGGTTGTGATGACCGTCAACCAGCAGTACGCCCTCGACGCCTACCGCGCCGCACAGCGCGGGGAGACCGCGGGTCCGGCGCCCGGTCTGCACGACTGGAGCGCCGTTCGCGAGCTGCGCGACTATCAGCGGTTCGCTGCGGTCCTGGCCGGACGCCCGGCACACGGCCGGATCCGCGCGGCCCTGGCCCGCCGCTTCTCCGGCCGCGCCGCCGGTTGCTGAGCCGACCGGCGGCGAGCCGCCGCGTGCCGGGCCTCCCGGCGCCCGGTCCGCCGGTCAGGGCAGCCGGTCAGGGCAGGCGTCGTACGAAGTCCGCGACGGCCGCGCGGACGTCGTCGGCACTCCACTCCAGGCCCGGCGCCGCGACGGTGACCTCGACGAGCGAGAGCCCCGTCGCCTCGTCCGCCGGCCACCAGCGCCCGAACAGCGACGTCCCCGTCTCCTCCGTCTGCGCCACCGCCGCCTCCGTGAGGACGTCGGCCGCGTAGGGCAGGAAGACCCGGAACTGATGCGTGTGCGGCACCTCGGGGTGCACGCGCGACCAGGGCACCCCGGCCTTCGCGAAGCCGTCCCGCATCGCCTCGGCGACCACGCGCGCGTGAGCCACGTACTCCGGCAGCCGCGGCAGTTCGCTCTCCATCCCGGCCAGCGCCGCGACGACCTGCGGGAACTGCTGGAAGATCTGGCCCCCGTAGCGGTGCCGCCAGGCCCTGGCCTCCTCGATGAACGACGCCGGGCCCGCGAGCGCGGCGCCGCTCAGTCCGCCGAGCGTCTTGTAGAAGGACACGTAGACGCTGTCCGCGAGCCCCGCGATCTCGTCCAGCGGGCGCCCGAAGTGCTCCGTGCACTCCCACAGCCGGGCCCCGTCGAAGTGCACGACGGCGTCCCGCGCGCGTGCCGCCTCGCACAGCTCCTCCAGCTCCTCCCAGGAGGGCAGCACGAATCCGGCGTCCCGCAGCGGCAGTTCGAGCATCAGCGTGCCGAACGGCTCGTCCAGGTCGTGCACCTCGCCGGGGGTGGGCTGCCGCGCCGCCGACGTGGGGTGCACGGTGCGCAGCCCGGTGAGGGTCGTCAGGGCGTCGCGTTCGTGGACCTCCGGATGCCCCAGCGGGTGCAGCGCCACCGTGGGGTTGCCGGTGCGCCCCGCCCAGCAGCGCAGGGCGACCTGCTGCGCCATGGTGCCGGTCGGGAAGAACGCGGCCGCCTCCTTGCCGAGCAGGGCCGCGACCTTGGTCTCCAGCTCGGCGACGATCCCGCCGCCGTACAGGTCGATGTCGCCGTCCGCGTCGGTCACCGAGCCGACCGCCTCGGCGAGCTGCGCGAGTCGCTCCCCGACCGTCGCCTCGCCGGGCCGCCGTGCCAGGGTCCGCTCCGCGCGCCGCCAGGCCGCGATCCGCCGCGCCGTCCGCGCCTTTTCGTCGCTCTCGTACGTTCCGGTCATTCTGGGATCATGGCTCACGCGCGTGCGCTTGCCCACAGCCTGTGGACGCCCGAGGCCCGTCCGCCCAGATAGCGTTAACATGACGAGAAATCGTCCGGTACCCCGAGCGGACTGGAACGGAAGGCCCTCGTCCAGTGACCTCACCCTCGCAGTTCCCCCGACCTGAGCCCCTCAGGCCCACCGACCCCGGTGACCGCCCCGCGCGTCTCACCGTGGGTGTCGTCGGCGCGGGCCGGGTCGGACCCGCGCTCGCCGCCTCCCTGCAACTGGCAGGGCACCGACCCGTCGCCGTCTCCGGCGTCTCCGACGCCTCGGTGCGGCGGGCCGCGACCCTGCTCCCCGACGTGCCCCTGGTGCCGCCCGCCGAGGTGCTCGCGCGGGCCGAACTGGTGCTCCTGACCGTCCCCGACGACGTCCTGCCCACGCTCGTCGCGGGCTTCGCCGAGGCCGGCGTCGTCCGCCCAGGACAGCTGATCGTGCACACCTCGGGCCGGTACGGCACCCGGGTGCTCGACCCGCTGCTGCGCGCGGGCGCCCTGCCGCTGGCGCTGCACCCCGCGATGACCTTCACCGGCACCGCCGTCGACGTCCAGCGCCTGGCCGGCTGCTCCTTCGGCGTCACCGCGCCCGAGGAGCTGCGGCTCGCCGCCGAGGCCCTCGTCATCGAGATGGGCGGCGAGCCCGAGTGGATCGCCGAGGAGATGCGGCCGCTCTACCACGCGGCCCTCGCGCTCGGCGCGAACCACCTGGTCACCCTGGTCGCCGAGTCCATGGAGCTGCTCCGTGCGGCGGGCGTCGCCGCCCCCGACCGGATGCTCGGCCCGCTGCTCGGCGCCGCCCTCGACAACGCGCTCAGGTCCGGCGACGCGGCCCTCACCGGGCCGGTCGCGCGCGGCGACGCGGGCACCGTGGCCGCCCACGTGAGCGAGCTGCGCAAGCACGCCCCGCAGACCGTCGCCGGCTATCTCGCGATGGCCCGCGCGACCGCCGACCGCGCTCTCGCGCACGGCCTGTTGAAGCCGGAGCTCGCCGAGGACCTGCTCGGTGTCCTCGCGACCGGCGCGGAGGAGACCCGATGACCCGGCTGCTGCACCAGGGCGAGGAACTGCGGGCACGCACGCGTGGCGGGCAGCGCGTCGTCGTCATGACGATGGGCGCCCTCCACGAGGGGCACGCCACCTTGATCCGTACGGCCCGCGAGCGCGCGGGCGCCGACGGCGAGGTCGTCGTCACCGTCTTCGTGAACCCGCTCCAGTTCGGCGCGGGCGAGGACCTCGACCGCTACCCGCGCACCCTCGACGCCGACGTCAAGATCGCCGAACAGGCGGGCGCGGACGCCGTGTTCGCCCCCTCGGCCGACGAGGTCTACCCCGGCGGGCAGCCGCACGTGCGCATCACGGCGGGCCCGATGGGCGAACGCCTCGAAGGCGGCTCGCGCCCCGGCCACTTCGACGGCATGCTCACCGTGGTCGCCAAGCTGCTGCACCTCACCCGCGCGGACGTGGCCCTCTTCGGCCAGAAGGACGCGCAGCAGCTCGCCCTGATCCGGCGCATGGTCCGCGACCTGAACTTCGATGTGGAGATCGAGGCGGTGCCCACGGTCCGCGAGGCCGACGGCCTGGCGCTCTCCTCCCGCAACCGCTACCTCTCCCCGGACGAGCGCCGCTCCGCGCTCGCCCTGTCCCGCGCCCTGTTCGCGGGCAGCGACCGGCAGGCCGCACAGGAGGCCCTGCGCGCGCGTGCCGCCGAGAACCCCACCTCGCGCGCGCGTGCCGAGGCGCTCGGCGCGCTCGGCGAGGCCCGCGCCGCCGCCGACGCGCACGCGCTCGCCACGGCGGCGCCGGGGCTCCCTCGGCCGTCCTGGCCGCCGCCCGCCAGGTCCTCGACGAGGCCGCGCGCCTCACGCCGCCGGTCGTCCTCGACTACGTGGCCCTGGTCGACCCGGCCGACTTCACCGACGTGACCGACGAGTTCGAGGGCGACGCCGTCCTCGCCGTCGCCGCGCGCGTCGGCACCACCCGGCTGATCGACAATCTGCCCCTGACCTTCGGAGGTCACCTGTGACCAGCACAGGCATACGCCCGCCCCTCGACGGCGACCAGCCGGAAGAGCTCCGCGCGCGCCCCTTCCTCACCGCCCCGAGCCCCGGCTGGAACCTGGAGGCCGACGTCGTGGTCGTCGGCTCCGGCGTCGCGGGCCTCACGGCGGCGCTGCGCTGCGAGGCGGCCGGCCTGCGCACGGTCGTCGTCACCAAGGCCCGGCTCGACGACGGCTCCACGCGCTGGGCGCAGGGCGGCATCGCGGCCGCGCTCGGCGAGGGCGACACCCCCGAGGAGCACCTGGACGACACCCTGGTCGCGGGCGCGGGCCTGTGCGACGAGGAAGCGGTGCGCACCCTCGTCACCGAGGGCCCCGGCGCCGTCCGCCGCCTCATCGAGACCGGCGCCCGCTTCGACGAGACCGCCGACGGCGCCCTCGACCTGACCCGCGAGGGCGGCCACCACCGGCGCCGCATCGCGCACGCGGGCGGCGACGCGAGCGGCGCGGAGATCTCCCGCGCACTCGTCGAGGCCGTCCGCGCACGCGGTGTCCGTACGGTCGAGAACGCGCTGGTCCTGGACCTCCTCACGGACGCCGAGGGGCGCACCGCCGGCGTCTCCCTGCACGTCATGGGCGAGGGCCAGCACGACGGCGTCGGCGCCGTCCTCGCCCCCGCCGTGGTCCTCGCGACCGGCGGCATGGGCCAGGTCTTCTCGGCGACGACGAACCCGCCCGTGTCGACCGGCGACGGCGTCGCGCTCGCCCTGCGCGCGGGCGCCGAGGTCAGCGACCTCGAATTCGTCCAGTTCCACCCGACCGTGCTCTTCCTGGGCGCGGACGCCGAGGGCCAGCAGCCGCTCGTCTCCGAGGCCGTGCGCGGCGAGGGCGCCCATCTGGTGGACGCGGACGGCGTGCGCTTCATGGTGGGCCAGCACGAACTGGCCGAGCTCGCGCCCCGCGACATCGTCGCCAAGGGCATCACGCGCCGCATGCAGGAGCTGGGCGCCGAGCACATGTACCTCGACGCGCGGCACTTCGGCGCCGAGATGTGGGAGAAGCGCTTCCCCACGATCCTCGCCGCCTGCCGCGCGCACGGCATGGACCCGATCACCGAGCCCATCCCGATCGCCCCGGCCGCGCACTACGCCTCCGGCGGCGTCCGCACCGACCTGCACGGCCGCACCACGGTGCCGGGCCTGTACGCGTGCGGCGAGGTCGCCTGCACCGGCGTGCACGGCGCGAACCGGCTGGCCTCCAACTCCCTTCTGGAGGGCCTGGTCTACGCGGAGCGCATCGCGGACGACATCCAGCGGCAGTACGCGGAGAACGGCCTGCACGCGCGCGTGCCGGCTCCGGTGGCGCACCCGCGGACCCCGACCCACCCCCTGCTGCCCGCCGAGGCCCGCTTCGCGATCCAGCGGGTGATGACGCGGGGCGCGGGCGTCCTGCGCTCCGCCGACTCCCTCGCCGAGGCCGCGGCCCAGCTGGGCCGCATCCACGCGGAGGCGGTCAACTCCCTCGCGGAGAACGGCAAGACGGCCGAGCCGGGCGTCGACACCTGGGAGGCCACCAACCTCCTGTGCGTGGCCCGCGTCCTGGTCGCCGCCGCGCGCCGCCGCGAGGAGACCCGCGGCTGCCACTGGCGCGAGGACCACCCCGACCGCGACGACGCCGACTGGCGCCGCCACATCGTCGTACGCCTCAATCCCGACCGCACTCTGGCCACGCACACCACATCGACCGCAGACTTCCCCGCAACGGCAAAGACACCCCAGGAGCAGTGACCGACGTGAGCGCCACCCCCGATCTCCCCCTGGCGAACTCCTGTGGCGACGGCTGCGGCTGCGCCTCCGAGGGCGCCGACGACGCGATGGAGTGCGGCCTCGACCCGTCGCTCGCCCAGCTCCTGCTCGACGCGGGCCTGCACCCGGTCGAGATCGAGGACATCGCCCACATGGCGATCGCCGAGGACCTCGACGGCGGCGTGGACGTCACCACGGTCGCCACGATCCCCGAGGAGGCCGTCGCCACCGCCGACTTCACGGCCCGTGAGGGCGGCGTCGTGGCGGGCCTGCGCGTCGCCGAGGCGATCATCTCCGTAGTGGCCACCGACGAGTTCGAGGTCGAGCGGCACGCCGAGGACGGTGACACGGTGGAGGCCGGGCAGAAGCTCCTCTCCGTCACCACCCGCACCCGCGACCTGCTCACCGCGGAGCGCAGCGCGCTCAACCTGCTGTGCCGCCTGTCCGGCATCGCGACGGCCACGCGCGCGTGGGCGGACGCGCTGGACGGGACGAAGGCGAAGGTCCGCGACACCCGCAAGACGACGCCGGGCCTGCGCAGCCTGGAGAAGTACGCGGTCCGGATGGGCGGCGGCGTCAACCACCGCATGTCCCTGTCGGACGCGGCCCTGGTCAAGGACAACCACGTCGTCGCGGCGGGCGGCGTCGCGGCGGCCTTCCAGGCCGTGCGCGACCGCTTCCCGGGCCTGGCGATCGAGGTCGAGGTCGACACGCTGCACCAGCTGCGCGAGGTCCTCGACGCGGGCGCCGACCTGATCCTCCTGGACAACTTCACGCCCGGCGAGACCGAGGAGGCCGTGGCGCTCACGGACGGCCGCGCGCTCCTGGAGTCCTCGGGCCGCCTCACCCTGGAGAACGCGCGGGCGTACGCGAAGACCGGCGTCGACTTCCTCGCGGTCGGGGCCCTGACGCACTCCTCGCCGATCCTCGACATCGGTCTCGACCTGCGCGAGGCGGCGCTCTGATGCTGCTCACCATCGACGTGGGCAACACCCACACGGTCCTCGGCCTGTTCGACGGCGAGGAGATCATCGAGCACTGGCGCATCTCCACGGACGCGCGCCGCACCGCCGACGAACTCGCCGTCCTGCTCCAGGGCCTGATGGGCATGCACCCGCTGCTCGGCGACGAACTCGGCGACGGCATCGACGGCATCGCGATCTGCGCGACCGTGCCCTCCGTCCTGCACGAGCTGCGCGAGGTGACCCGCCGCTACTACGGCGACGTCCCCGCCGTCCTGGTCGAGCCCGGTGTCAAGACCGGCGTCCCGATCCTCATGGACAACCCCAAGGAGGTCGGCGCGGACCGCATCATCAACGCGGTCGCGGCCGTCGAGCTCTACGGCGGCCCGGCGATCGTCGTCGACTTCGGTACGGCGACGACGTTCGACGCGGTCTCCGCGCGCGGCGAGTACGTGGGCGGCGTGATCGCCCCCGGCATCGAGATCTCCGTCGAGGCCCTCGGGGTGCGCGGCGCCCAGCTGCGCAAGATCGAACTGGCCCGGCCGCGCAGCGTCATCGGCAAGAACACCGTCGAGGCGATGCAGGCCGGCATCGTCTACGGCTTCGCGGGCCAGGTCGACGGCGTCGTGAACCGGATGGCGCGCGAACTCGCGAGCGACCCGGACGACGTCACCGTCATCGCGACCGGCGGCCTCGCGCCCATGGTCCTCGGCGAGGCCTCCGTCATCGACGAGCACGAGCCGTGGCTGACCCTGATCGGACTCCGCCTGGTGTACGAGCGCAACGTGTCGCGCAGCTGACAGCCGCACCGACTTCCGGGGGGAACATGCAGGTCCTACGCCGATGGGGCGCGGTCGTCGCCGTCCTGGCCGCGACGCTGCTCGGTACGCCGGTCACGGCGGCCGGAGCGGCCGACCCGGTGGTCGACCTGGAGGTGCCGGGGACCGGGTACCTCACGCAGCGCGGCATCGGCCCGACCGGCGGCTACCGCGTCTGGCTCGATCCGCGGCCGGGCGCGGGCCGGTCGTCACAGGCCGACGTCACGCTGACCGTCGACGCCACGGACCTCGCGGGCGTCGCGCGGCTGCGGACCCGGCGCGAGTGCGGCGACCACACCTGGACGACCGAGGTGTTCACCTGCGCCCTGGGCACCCTCACGAGCGGGGGGCGGAACTACCCGGACGCC includes:
- a CDS encoding DUF5937 family protein — its product is MSVSIDITGLAPERIRVVPSPLAEMGMALHALSEPAHHPGLQGWTTSVSTRLDPCLADRLCEADFLWRTTFSDVFTPAAGIAGRRTLPGATLTEELDLLDKLSDEQFVDAALEFTCQSTYASRTVDRLADPRTRERALDLAATRGVQQVRFTQRLLDDPPAIRTWFRELLMECDEAFFSDVWARVQHQLAADARHKTELLRRKGLREALGAVSTAVSLDETGRTISVDKITQGFAETGDGYLVLIPTSLGWPHLWVLHRAGWQPSIMYPISSPGLSAPPSVEQLTLRMSALAHPVRMRLCRHLARGSYTTSELSDAHGMSAPEISRHLSVLKKAGLITTRRHGRYMQHQLDLSVVSRLGGDFIEGVLR
- a CDS encoding sensor histidine kinase gives rise to the protein MQRLYDFLRRHPTWVDGFWAVILFGISCASLVGMGVEERATVPSLFFAALLSVVVLLRRRMPERMLLLTAAAGLGQLVFDARVNPADFAMLVIVYTVAADGAKWASRFGLAIGLCAAPLSQLRWPTEETSGAGQIAVTVFQMVPFALAWVLGDSLRTRRAYLAQLEERANRLEREREAQSKVAVAAERARIARELHDVVAHNVSVMVVQADGAAYVLDQAPDQAKKALETISGTGRQALAEMRRLLGVLRTGEPEEGGEYVPQPDVEQIEDLVEQVRTAGLPVDFKVEGTPRQLPSGVELTAYRIVQEALTNTRKHGGPNAGASVRLVYFDDGLGLLVEDDGKGAPHELYEDGGADGRGHGLIGMRERVGMVGGTLDAGPRPGGGFRISVLLPLKPAH
- a CDS encoding AAA family ATPase gives rise to the protein MLLWINGPFGGGKTQTAHELRRRVPGSVVCDPEHIGFGLHRTLPRELRDDFRDLKAWREGVYEVLDLTLTRHDGHVIVPMTLTEFTHHDEILGRLREQGHDVRHFTLLASRETVLRRLRERRLVHTVRRALGQDAPAPGDSWAERQLARCLERLKEPEFAEHLWTDEATVARTADRIGVLSGLTLTPHRGGALTGRVHRAWTGLRHIRA
- a CDS encoding NADH-quinone oxidoreductase subunit D, producing MTPTTQATVGIGGAAESTDMVLNIGPQHPSTHGVLRLRLVLDGERIQHAEPIIGYMHRGAEKLFEARDYRQIVMLANRHDWLSAFSNELGVVLAVERMLGMEVPERAVWLRTLLAELNRVLNHLMFLGSYPLELGGITPVFYAFREREELQAVMEEVSGGRMHYMFNRVGGLKEDLPLGWTTRARAAVADVRSRMDVYDRLVLGNEIFRGRTRGVGVLSAEAVHAYGVSGPIARASGVDFDLRRDEPYLAYGDLQDTLKVVTRQEGDCLARFECLLEQTHNALDLADAALDRLADLPPGPVNQRLPKVLKAPEGHTYAWTENPLGINGYYLVSKGEKTPYRLKLRSASYNNIQALAELLPGTLVADMVAILGSLFFVVGDIDK
- a CDS encoding SAM-dependent methyltransferase codes for the protein MEEALYGPAGFYRRPEGPAGHFRTSVHASTLFAGAVAALLCRVDAALGEPAELTFVDMAAGRGELISAVLRALPAGVAARARACAVEKAERPADLDHRIEWRAEPPSGVTGLLFANEWLDNVPLDVVEADAHGTARLVLVEGDGTETLAPGPLDEVAARWLETWWPPPAEPGLRAEVGLPRDEAWAAAVRTLERGLAVAVDYAHTRGSRPSFGTLTGFREGRGTTPVPDGSCDITAHVALDACAATPGARLLTQRAALHALGVTGDRPPLSLASQDPAAYVRALARSGEAAELTARGGLGDFAWLVEPVGIETDGPGAGLGGLLVDVADHEEQ
- a CDS encoding response regulator transcription factor, producing MSIKVMLVDDQVLLRTGFRMVLAAQPDMEVVAEAGDGVEALEVLRATSVDVVLMDVRMPKLDGVETTRRICADPNPPKVLILTTFDLDEYAFSGLKAGASGFMLKDVPPGELLTAIRAVHSGDAVVAPSTTRRLLDRFAPMLPSSTKEPQHKHLERLTEREREVMILVAQGLSNGEIAARLVLSEATVKTHVGRILTKLDLRDRVQVVVLAYETGLVRAGGQG